One genomic region from Mangifera indica cultivar Alphonso chromosome 17, CATAS_Mindica_2.1, whole genome shotgun sequence encodes:
- the LOC123200323 gene encoding serine/threonine protein phosphatase 2A 55 kDa regulatory subunit B beta isoform-like isoform X3, protein MMDYSISRHPEFRYKTEFQSHEPEFDYLKSLEIEEKINKIRWCQSANSALYLLSTNDKTIKLWKVQEKKVKKVCDFNVYPDKAVANGPVVGSSMSTVPKPCIANGVYRDRPFGSSGNDFSFPPAGVSFPPAGVSSLHLPVVVTSQETSLVAGCRRIYTHAHDYHINSISNNSDCETFISADDLRINLWNLEISNQSFNIVDVKPANMEDLTEVITSAEFHPTHCNMLAYSSSKGSIRLIDMRQSALCDTHSKLFEEQEAPGSRSFFTEIIASISDIKFAKDGKHILSRDYMTLKLWDITMDSGPVATFPVHEYLRPKLCDLYENDSIFDKFECCISGDGLRVATGSYSNLFRMFGCSEGSTEATTLEASKNPMRRQIQTPSRPTRPLGSLSGVVRRVKGADNSGVDANGNAYDFSMKLLHLAWHPSENSIACAASNSLYMYYA, encoded by the exons ATGATGGATTATTCAATCAGCAGACATCCTGAGTTTCGGTATAAAACAGAGTTCCAAAGCCATGAACCCGAG TTTGACTATTTAAAGAGCTTGGAAATTGAGgagaaaatcaacaaaattagatGGTGCCAGTCAGCCAATAGTGCCTTGTATCTTCTGTCCACTAATGACAAAACCATTAAATTGTGGAAG GTCCAAGAAAAGAAAGTCAAGAAAGTATGTGATTTTAATGTATACCCTGACAAAGCTGTGGCAAATGGTCCAGTAGTAGGTTCAAGTATGTCAACAGTCCCCAAACCTTGTATTGCTAATGGGGTATATAGAGACAGACCCTTTGGTTCTTCAGGCAATGACTTTTCATTTCCGCCTGCGGGTGTTTCATTTCCGCCTGCGGGTGTTTCATCTCTACACTTGCCTGTGGTA GTTACCAGTCAGGAAACAAGCCTTGTGGCTGGATGTCGAAGAATATACACCCATGCCCATGATTATCATATTAACTCTATTTCAAATAACAG TGATTGTGAAACTTTTATATCAGCCGATGACCTGCGAATAAATCTCTGGAACTTGGAGATTAGTAACCAAAGTTTTAATATTGTAGATGTGAAACCTGCGAACATGGAGGATCTTACAG AGGTGATAACTTCTGCGGAATTTCATCCCACTCATTGTAATATGTTAGCATATAGTAGTTCAAAAGGATCAATTCGTCTTATTGATATGCGCCAGTCAGCTTTATGTGATACTCATAGCAAATT GTTTGAGGAGCAGGAAGCTCCTGGTTCAAGATCTTTTTTCACAGAGATAATAGCCTCAATCTCAGATATTAAGTTTGCTAAGGATGGAAAACATATACTAAGTCGTGACTACATGACTCTTAAG TTGTGGGACATAACTATGGATTCGGGTCCTGTTGCTACTTTCCCAGTTCATGAATATCTTAGACCTAAG CTCTGtgatttatatgaaaatgattCTATCTTCGACAAATTTGAGTGTTGTATTAGTGGAGATGGACTTCGAGTGGCTACTGGTTCCTACAG CAATCTGTTTCGTATGTTTGGTTGTTCTGAAGGCAGCACAGAAGCAACAACTTTGGAAGCCAGCAAAAATCCCATGAG GAGACAAATTCAAACTCCATCAAGGCCAACTAGACCTCTGGGTTCTCTTTCTGGTGTTGTCAGGAGGG TAAAAGGTGCAGATAACTCTGGAGTAGATGCAAACGGAAACGCTTATGATTTCAGCATGAAGTTGTTACACTTAGCCTGGCATCCATCTGAAAACTCAATTGCCTGTGCTGCTTCAAACAGCCTTTACATGTATTATGCGTAA